In Equus przewalskii isolate Varuska chromosome 15, EquPr2, whole genome shotgun sequence, a single genomic region encodes these proteins:
- the IL17RC gene encoding interleukin-17 receptor C isoform X4: protein MPMPWFLLSLALGRSPVVLSLERLEGLQDAARCSPGLSCHLWDGDVVCLPGSIVSAPGPVLVPTSLQTELVRRCYQETDCDLCVRVAVHLAVHGHWEKPEDEEKLGRAADPEPEEPRNASLQAQVVLSFQAYPTARCVLLEVQVPAALVQPGQSVGSVVFDCFEAALGTEVQIWSYTQPRYQKELNLTRQLPDCRGLEVQDSIQSCRALPWLSVTADGDNVHLVLDVSEEQSFGLSLYWNQTGPQTIPLNQTDIVPCLCIQAWPLEPDSVRTSICPFTEDPRAHRNLWRAARLQLLPPRGWRLDAPCSLHAQATLCWQAPGRGPCQPLVPPLPRENVTVNMALEFPLLKGHPNLCVQQVSSWEKMQLQLQECLWADSLGPLKDDMLLVEARGPQDNRSFCALEPSGCTPLLSRASTRAARLGEQLLQDLHSGQCLQLWDDDLGALWACPMDKYIHQRWVLVWLACLLFAAALFLLFLLKKDHVKGWLRLLKEDIRAGAAATGRAALLLYSADDAGFERLVGALASALCQVPLRVAVDLWSRRELSAQGPLAWFHAQRRRTVQEGGLVVLIFSPGAVALCHEWLQDAGPAPGAHGPHDAFAASLSCVLPDFLQGRAPGRYVGAYFDGLLHADAVPALFRAVPVFSLPSQLPAFLGSLQGPRGPRPGRLGERAEQVARALQPALDSCLRTPGTAGMGRGMGPEAGDRT, encoded by the exons ATGCCCATGCCCTGGTTCCTGCTGTCCTTGGCACTGGGCCGAAGCCCTGTGGTCCTCTCTCTGGAGCGGCTTGAGGGGCTTCAGGACGCTGCCCGCTGCTCTCCG GGCCTCTCCTGCCACCTCTGGG ATGGTGATGTGGTCTGCCTACCTGGGAGTATAGTGTCTGCCCCAGGCCCAGTGCTGGTGCCCACAAGCCTGCAGACTGAACTGGTGCGGAGGTGCTACCAGGAGACCGACTGCGACCTCTGTGtgcgtgtggctgtccacttGGCTGTGCATG GGCACTGGGAAAAACCTGAAGATGAGGAAAAATTGGGAAGAGCAGCTGATCCAGAACCTGAGGAGCCTAGGAATG CCTCTCTCCAGGCCCAAGTGGTACTCTCCTTCCAGGCCTACCCCACTGCCCGCTGCGTCCTGCTGGAGGTGCAAGTGCCTGCTGCCCTCGTGCAGCCCGGTCAGTCTGTG GGCTCTGTAGTGTTTGACTGCTTCGAGGCTGCTCTGGGGACTGAGGTGCAAATCTGGTCCTACACTCAGCCCAGGTACCAGAAGGAACTCAACCTCACACGGCAGCTGCCTG ACTGCagggggctggaagtccaggacAGCATCCAGAGCTGCCGGG CCCTGCCCTGGCTCAGCGTGACTGCAGATGGCGACAACGTGCACCTGGTGCTGGATGTCTCTGAGGAGCAGAGCTTCGGCCTCTCCCTCTACTGGAACCAG ACTGGGCCGCAGACCATTCCCTTGAACCAAACAGACATAGTTCCCTGCCTCTGTATTCAG GCGTGGCCTCTGGAGCCCGACTCCGTCAGGACAAGCATCTGCCCCTTCACGGAGG ACCCACGGGCACACCGGAACCTCTGGCGGGCTGCCCGGCTGCAGCTGCTGCCCCCGCGGGGCTGGCGGCTGGACGCACCGTGCTCCCTCCACGCCCAGGCCACACTGTGCTGGCAGGCACCCGGCAGGGGCCCCTGCCAGCCTCTCGTCCCGCCGTTGCCCAGAGAGAATGTCACTGTGAAC ATGGCCCTTGAATTCCCATTGCTGAAAGGCCACCCCAACCTCTGTGTCCAG CAGGTGAGCAGCTGGGAGAAGATgcagctgcagctgcaggagTGCTTGTGGGCTG ACTCCCTAGGGCCCCTCAAGGATGATATGCTGCTGGTGGAGGCACGAGGTCCCCAGGACAACAGATCATTCTGTGCCTTGGAACCCAGTGGCTGCACCCCACTGCTCAGCAGGGCCTCCACG AGGGCAGCTCGCCTTGGAGAGCAGTTACTACAAGACCTGCACTCGGGCCAGTGTCTGCAG CTGTGGGATGATGACCTGGGAGCCCTGTGGGCCTGCCCAATGGACAAGT ACATCCACCAGCGCTGGGTCCTCGTGTGGCTCGCCTGCCTACTCTTTGCCGCTGcgctttttcttctcttccttctcaaaaAGGACCACGTGAAAG GGTGGCTGAGGCTCTTGAAGGAGGACATCCGCGCGGGGG CGGCCGCCACGGGCCGCGCGGCTCTGCTCCTCTACTCCGCCGACGACGCCGGCTTCGAGCGCTTGGTGGGCGCCCTGGCGTCGGCGCTGTGCCAGGTGCCGCTGCGCGTGGCCGTGGACCTGTGGAGCCGCCGTGAGCTGAGCGCGCAGGGGCCCCTGGCCTGGTTCCACGCGCAGCGGCGCCGGACCGTGCAGGAGGGCGGCCTGGTGGTGCTGATCTTCTCGCCCGGGGCCGTGGCGCTGTGCCACGAGTGGCTGCAGGACGCGGGGCCCGCGCCGGGGGCGCACGGCCCGCACGACGCCTTCGCCGCCTCGCTCAGCTGCGTGCTGCCCGACTTCCTGCAGGGCCGGGCGCCCGGCCGCTACGTGGGGGCCTACTTCGACGGGCTGCTGCACGCGGACGCCGTGCCCGCCCTCTTCCGCGCCGTGCCTGTcttctccctgccctcacagCTGCCCGCCTTCCTGGGCAGCCTGCAGGGGCCCCGCGGCCCGCGCCCCGGGCGGCTGGGCGAGAGGGCGGAACAAGTGGCCCGGGCCCTGCAGCCCGCCCTGGACAGCTGCCTCCGGACCCCGGGGACCGCGGGGATGGGACGCGGGATGGGACCGGAGGCAGGGGACAGGACCTGA
- the IL17RC gene encoding interleukin-17 receptor C isoform X7 has protein sequence MPMPWFLLSLALGRSPVVLSLERLEGLQDAARCSPGLSCHLWDGDVVCLPGSIVSAPGPVLVPTSLQTELVRRCYQETDCDLCVRVAVHLAVHGHWEKPEDEEKLGRAADPEPEEPRNASLQAQVVLSFQAYPTARCVLLEVQVPAALVQPGQSVGSVVFDCFEAALGTEVQIWSYTQPRYQKELNLTRQLPALPWLSVTADGDNVHLVLDVSEEQSFGLSLYWNQVQGPVKPWWHRNLTGPQTIPLNQTDIVPCLCIQAWPLEPDSVRTSICPFTEDPRAHRNLWRAARLQLLPPRGWRLDAPCSLHAQATLCWQAPGRGPCQPLVPPLPRENVTVNMALEFPLLKGHPNLCVQQVSSWEKMQLQLQECLWADSLGPLKDDMLLVEARGPQDNRSFCALEPSGCTPLLSRASTRAARLGEQLLQDLHSGQCLQLWDDDLGALWACPMDKYIHQRWVLVWLACLLFAAALFLLFLLKKDHVKGWLRLLKEDIRAGAAATGRAALLLYSADDAGFERLVGALASALCQVPLRVAVDLWSRRELSAQGPLAWFHAQRRRTVQEGGLVVLIFSPGAVALCHEWLQDAGPAPGAHGPHDAFAASLSCVLPDFLQGRAPGRYVGAYFDGLLHADAVPALFRAVPVFSLPSQLPAFLGSLQGPRGPRPGRLGERAEQVARALQPALDSCLRTPGTAGMGRGMGPEAGDRT, from the exons ATGCCCATGCCCTGGTTCCTGCTGTCCTTGGCACTGGGCCGAAGCCCTGTGGTCCTCTCTCTGGAGCGGCTTGAGGGGCTTCAGGACGCTGCCCGCTGCTCTCCG GGCCTCTCCTGCCACCTCTGGG ATGGTGATGTGGTCTGCCTACCTGGGAGTATAGTGTCTGCCCCAGGCCCAGTGCTGGTGCCCACAAGCCTGCAGACTGAACTGGTGCGGAGGTGCTACCAGGAGACCGACTGCGACCTCTGTGtgcgtgtggctgtccacttGGCTGTGCATG GGCACTGGGAAAAACCTGAAGATGAGGAAAAATTGGGAAGAGCAGCTGATCCAGAACCTGAGGAGCCTAGGAATG CCTCTCTCCAGGCCCAAGTGGTACTCTCCTTCCAGGCCTACCCCACTGCCCGCTGCGTCCTGCTGGAGGTGCAAGTGCCTGCTGCCCTCGTGCAGCCCGGTCAGTCTGTG GGCTCTGTAGTGTTTGACTGCTTCGAGGCTGCTCTGGGGACTGAGGTGCAAATCTGGTCCTACACTCAGCCCAGGTACCAGAAGGAACTCAACCTCACACGGCAGCTGCCTG CCCTGCCCTGGCTCAGCGTGACTGCAGATGGCGACAACGTGCACCTGGTGCTGGATGTCTCTGAGGAGCAGAGCTTCGGCCTCTCCCTCTACTGGAACCAGGTCCAGGGCCCTGTAAAACCGTGGTGGCATAGAAACCTG ACTGGGCCGCAGACCATTCCCTTGAACCAAACAGACATAGTTCCCTGCCTCTGTATTCAG GCGTGGCCTCTGGAGCCCGACTCCGTCAGGACAAGCATCTGCCCCTTCACGGAGG ACCCACGGGCACACCGGAACCTCTGGCGGGCTGCCCGGCTGCAGCTGCTGCCCCCGCGGGGCTGGCGGCTGGACGCACCGTGCTCCCTCCACGCCCAGGCCACACTGTGCTGGCAGGCACCCGGCAGGGGCCCCTGCCAGCCTCTCGTCCCGCCGTTGCCCAGAGAGAATGTCACTGTGAAC ATGGCCCTTGAATTCCCATTGCTGAAAGGCCACCCCAACCTCTGTGTCCAG CAGGTGAGCAGCTGGGAGAAGATgcagctgcagctgcaggagTGCTTGTGGGCTG ACTCCCTAGGGCCCCTCAAGGATGATATGCTGCTGGTGGAGGCACGAGGTCCCCAGGACAACAGATCATTCTGTGCCTTGGAACCCAGTGGCTGCACCCCACTGCTCAGCAGGGCCTCCACG AGGGCAGCTCGCCTTGGAGAGCAGTTACTACAAGACCTGCACTCGGGCCAGTGTCTGCAG CTGTGGGATGATGACCTGGGAGCCCTGTGGGCCTGCCCAATGGACAAGT ACATCCACCAGCGCTGGGTCCTCGTGTGGCTCGCCTGCCTACTCTTTGCCGCTGcgctttttcttctcttccttctcaaaaAGGACCACGTGAAAG GGTGGCTGAGGCTCTTGAAGGAGGACATCCGCGCGGGGG CGGCCGCCACGGGCCGCGCGGCTCTGCTCCTCTACTCCGCCGACGACGCCGGCTTCGAGCGCTTGGTGGGCGCCCTGGCGTCGGCGCTGTGCCAGGTGCCGCTGCGCGTGGCCGTGGACCTGTGGAGCCGCCGTGAGCTGAGCGCGCAGGGGCCCCTGGCCTGGTTCCACGCGCAGCGGCGCCGGACCGTGCAGGAGGGCGGCCTGGTGGTGCTGATCTTCTCGCCCGGGGCCGTGGCGCTGTGCCACGAGTGGCTGCAGGACGCGGGGCCCGCGCCGGGGGCGCACGGCCCGCACGACGCCTTCGCCGCCTCGCTCAGCTGCGTGCTGCCCGACTTCCTGCAGGGCCGGGCGCCCGGCCGCTACGTGGGGGCCTACTTCGACGGGCTGCTGCACGCGGACGCCGTGCCCGCCCTCTTCCGCGCCGTGCCTGTcttctccctgccctcacagCTGCCCGCCTTCCTGGGCAGCCTGCAGGGGCCCCGCGGCCCGCGCCCCGGGCGGCTGGGCGAGAGGGCGGAACAAGTGGCCCGGGCCCTGCAGCCCGCCCTGGACAGCTGCCTCCGGACCCCGGGGACCGCGGGGATGGGACGCGGGATGGGACCGGAGGCAGGGGACAGGACCTGA
- the IL17RC gene encoding interleukin-17 receptor C isoform X13, whose amino-acid sequence MPMPWFLLSLALGRSPVVLSLERLEGLQDAARCSPGLSCHLWDGDVVCLPGSIVSAPGPVLVPTSLQTELVRRCYQETDCDLCVRVAVHLAVHGHWEKPEDEEKLGRAADPEPEEPRNASLQAQVVLSFQAYPTARCVLLEVQVPAALVQPGQSVGSVVFDCFEAALGTEVQIWSYTQPRYQKELNLTRQLPALPWLSVTADGDNVHLVLDVSEEQSFGLSLYWNQTGPQTIPLNQTDIVPCLCIQAWPLEPDSVRTSICPFTEDPRAHRNLWRAARLQLLPPRGWRLDAPCSLHAQATLCWQAPGRGPCQPLVPPLPRENVTVNMALEFPLLKGHPNLCVQQVSSWEKMQLQLQECLWADSLGPLKDDMLLVEARGPQDNRSFCALEPSGCTPLLSRASTRAARLGEQLLQDLHSGQCLQLWDDDLGALWACPMDKYIHQRWVLVWLACLLFAAALFLLFLLKKDHVKGWLRLLKEDIRAGAAATGRAALLLYSADDAGFERLVGALASALCQVPLRVAVDLWSRRELSAQGPLAWFHAQRRRTVQEGGLVVLIFSPGAVALCHEWLQDAGPAPGAHGPHDAFAASLSCVLPDFLQGRAPGRYVGAYFDGLLHADAVPALFRAVPVFSLPSQLPAFLGSLQGPRGPRPGRLGERAEQVARALQPALDSCLRTPGTAGMGRGMGPEAGDRT is encoded by the exons ATGCCCATGCCCTGGTTCCTGCTGTCCTTGGCACTGGGCCGAAGCCCTGTGGTCCTCTCTCTGGAGCGGCTTGAGGGGCTTCAGGACGCTGCCCGCTGCTCTCCG GGCCTCTCCTGCCACCTCTGGG ATGGTGATGTGGTCTGCCTACCTGGGAGTATAGTGTCTGCCCCAGGCCCAGTGCTGGTGCCCACAAGCCTGCAGACTGAACTGGTGCGGAGGTGCTACCAGGAGACCGACTGCGACCTCTGTGtgcgtgtggctgtccacttGGCTGTGCATG GGCACTGGGAAAAACCTGAAGATGAGGAAAAATTGGGAAGAGCAGCTGATCCAGAACCTGAGGAGCCTAGGAATG CCTCTCTCCAGGCCCAAGTGGTACTCTCCTTCCAGGCCTACCCCACTGCCCGCTGCGTCCTGCTGGAGGTGCAAGTGCCTGCTGCCCTCGTGCAGCCCGGTCAGTCTGTG GGCTCTGTAGTGTTTGACTGCTTCGAGGCTGCTCTGGGGACTGAGGTGCAAATCTGGTCCTACACTCAGCCCAGGTACCAGAAGGAACTCAACCTCACACGGCAGCTGCCTG CCCTGCCCTGGCTCAGCGTGACTGCAGATGGCGACAACGTGCACCTGGTGCTGGATGTCTCTGAGGAGCAGAGCTTCGGCCTCTCCCTCTACTGGAACCAG ACTGGGCCGCAGACCATTCCCTTGAACCAAACAGACATAGTTCCCTGCCTCTGTATTCAG GCGTGGCCTCTGGAGCCCGACTCCGTCAGGACAAGCATCTGCCCCTTCACGGAGG ACCCACGGGCACACCGGAACCTCTGGCGGGCTGCCCGGCTGCAGCTGCTGCCCCCGCGGGGCTGGCGGCTGGACGCACCGTGCTCCCTCCACGCCCAGGCCACACTGTGCTGGCAGGCACCCGGCAGGGGCCCCTGCCAGCCTCTCGTCCCGCCGTTGCCCAGAGAGAATGTCACTGTGAAC ATGGCCCTTGAATTCCCATTGCTGAAAGGCCACCCCAACCTCTGTGTCCAG CAGGTGAGCAGCTGGGAGAAGATgcagctgcagctgcaggagTGCTTGTGGGCTG ACTCCCTAGGGCCCCTCAAGGATGATATGCTGCTGGTGGAGGCACGAGGTCCCCAGGACAACAGATCATTCTGTGCCTTGGAACCCAGTGGCTGCACCCCACTGCTCAGCAGGGCCTCCACG AGGGCAGCTCGCCTTGGAGAGCAGTTACTACAAGACCTGCACTCGGGCCAGTGTCTGCAG CTGTGGGATGATGACCTGGGAGCCCTGTGGGCCTGCCCAATGGACAAGT ACATCCACCAGCGCTGGGTCCTCGTGTGGCTCGCCTGCCTACTCTTTGCCGCTGcgctttttcttctcttccttctcaaaaAGGACCACGTGAAAG GGTGGCTGAGGCTCTTGAAGGAGGACATCCGCGCGGGGG CGGCCGCCACGGGCCGCGCGGCTCTGCTCCTCTACTCCGCCGACGACGCCGGCTTCGAGCGCTTGGTGGGCGCCCTGGCGTCGGCGCTGTGCCAGGTGCCGCTGCGCGTGGCCGTGGACCTGTGGAGCCGCCGTGAGCTGAGCGCGCAGGGGCCCCTGGCCTGGTTCCACGCGCAGCGGCGCCGGACCGTGCAGGAGGGCGGCCTGGTGGTGCTGATCTTCTCGCCCGGGGCCGTGGCGCTGTGCCACGAGTGGCTGCAGGACGCGGGGCCCGCGCCGGGGGCGCACGGCCCGCACGACGCCTTCGCCGCCTCGCTCAGCTGCGTGCTGCCCGACTTCCTGCAGGGCCGGGCGCCCGGCCGCTACGTGGGGGCCTACTTCGACGGGCTGCTGCACGCGGACGCCGTGCCCGCCCTCTTCCGCGCCGTGCCTGTcttctccctgccctcacagCTGCCCGCCTTCCTGGGCAGCCTGCAGGGGCCCCGCGGCCCGCGCCCCGGGCGGCTGGGCGAGAGGGCGGAACAAGTGGCCCGGGCCCTGCAGCCCGCCCTGGACAGCTGCCTCCGGACCCCGGGGACCGCGGGGATGGGACGCGGGATGGGACCGGAGGCAGGGGACAGGACCTGA
- the IL17RC gene encoding interleukin-17 receptor C isoform X22 has protein sequence MGTGKNLKMRKNWEEQLIQNLRSLGMAYPTARCVLLEVQVPAALVQPGQSVGSVVFDCFEAALGTEVQIWSYTQPRYQKELNLTRQLPDCRGLEVQDSIQSCRALPWLSVTADGDNVHLVLDVSEEQSFGLSLYWNQVQGPVKPWWHRNLTGPQTIPLNQTDIVPCLCIQAWPLEPDSVRTSICPFTEDPRAHRNLWRAARLQLLPPRGWRLDAPCSLHAQATLCWQAPGRGPCQPLVPPLPRENVTVNMALEFPLLKGHPNLCVQQVSSWEKMQLQLQECLWADSLGPLKDDMLLVEARGPQDNRSFCALEPSGCTPLLSRASTRAARLGEQLLQDLHSGQCLQLWDDDLGALWACPMDKYIHQRWVLVWLACLLFAAALFLLFLLKKDHVKGWLRLLKEDIRAGAAATGRAALLLYSADDAGFERLVGALASALCQVPLRVAVDLWSRRELSAQGPLAWFHAQRRRTVQEGGLVVLIFSPGAVALCHEWLQDAGPAPGAHGPHDAFAASLSCVLPDFLQGRAPGRYVGAYFDGLLHADAVPALFRAVPVFSLPSQLPAFLGSLQGPRGPRPGRLGERAEQVARALQPALDSCLRTPGTAGMGRGMGPEAGDRT, from the exons ATG GGCACTGGGAAAAACCTGAAGATGAGGAAAAATTGGGAAGAGCAGCTGATCCAGAACCTGAGGAGCCTAGGAATG GCCTACCCCACTGCCCGCTGCGTCCTGCTGGAGGTGCAAGTGCCTGCTGCCCTCGTGCAGCCCGGTCAGTCTGTG GGCTCTGTAGTGTTTGACTGCTTCGAGGCTGCTCTGGGGACTGAGGTGCAAATCTGGTCCTACACTCAGCCCAGGTACCAGAAGGAACTCAACCTCACACGGCAGCTGCCTG ACTGCagggggctggaagtccaggacAGCATCCAGAGCTGCCGGG CCCTGCCCTGGCTCAGCGTGACTGCAGATGGCGACAACGTGCACCTGGTGCTGGATGTCTCTGAGGAGCAGAGCTTCGGCCTCTCCCTCTACTGGAACCAGGTCCAGGGCCCTGTAAAACCGTGGTGGCATAGAAACCTG ACTGGGCCGCAGACCATTCCCTTGAACCAAACAGACATAGTTCCCTGCCTCTGTATTCAG GCGTGGCCTCTGGAGCCCGACTCCGTCAGGACAAGCATCTGCCCCTTCACGGAGG ACCCACGGGCACACCGGAACCTCTGGCGGGCTGCCCGGCTGCAGCTGCTGCCCCCGCGGGGCTGGCGGCTGGACGCACCGTGCTCCCTCCACGCCCAGGCCACACTGTGCTGGCAGGCACCCGGCAGGGGCCCCTGCCAGCCTCTCGTCCCGCCGTTGCCCAGAGAGAATGTCACTGTGAAC ATGGCCCTTGAATTCCCATTGCTGAAAGGCCACCCCAACCTCTGTGTCCAG CAGGTGAGCAGCTGGGAGAAGATgcagctgcagctgcaggagTGCTTGTGGGCTG ACTCCCTAGGGCCCCTCAAGGATGATATGCTGCTGGTGGAGGCACGAGGTCCCCAGGACAACAGATCATTCTGTGCCTTGGAACCCAGTGGCTGCACCCCACTGCTCAGCAGGGCCTCCACG AGGGCAGCTCGCCTTGGAGAGCAGTTACTACAAGACCTGCACTCGGGCCAGTGTCTGCAG CTGTGGGATGATGACCTGGGAGCCCTGTGGGCCTGCCCAATGGACAAGT ACATCCACCAGCGCTGGGTCCTCGTGTGGCTCGCCTGCCTACTCTTTGCCGCTGcgctttttcttctcttccttctcaaaaAGGACCACGTGAAAG GGTGGCTGAGGCTCTTGAAGGAGGACATCCGCGCGGGGG CGGCCGCCACGGGCCGCGCGGCTCTGCTCCTCTACTCCGCCGACGACGCCGGCTTCGAGCGCTTGGTGGGCGCCCTGGCGTCGGCGCTGTGCCAGGTGCCGCTGCGCGTGGCCGTGGACCTGTGGAGCCGCCGTGAGCTGAGCGCGCAGGGGCCCCTGGCCTGGTTCCACGCGCAGCGGCGCCGGACCGTGCAGGAGGGCGGCCTGGTGGTGCTGATCTTCTCGCCCGGGGCCGTGGCGCTGTGCCACGAGTGGCTGCAGGACGCGGGGCCCGCGCCGGGGGCGCACGGCCCGCACGACGCCTTCGCCGCCTCGCTCAGCTGCGTGCTGCCCGACTTCCTGCAGGGCCGGGCGCCCGGCCGCTACGTGGGGGCCTACTTCGACGGGCTGCTGCACGCGGACGCCGTGCCCGCCCTCTTCCGCGCCGTGCCTGTcttctccctgccctcacagCTGCCCGCCTTCCTGGGCAGCCTGCAGGGGCCCCGCGGCCCGCGCCCCGGGCGGCTGGGCGAGAGGGCGGAACAAGTGGCCCGGGCCCTGCAGCCCGCCCTGGACAGCTGCCTCCGGACCCCGGGGACCGCGGGGATGGGACGCGGGATGGGACCGGAGGCAGGGGACAGGACCTGA
- the IL17RC gene encoding interleukin-17 receptor C isoform X20, producing the protein MPMPWFLLSLALGRSPVVLSLERLEGLQDAARCSPGLSCHLWDGDVVCLPGSIVSAPGPVLVPTSLQTELVRRCYQETDCDLCVRVAVHLAVHGHWEKPEDEEKLGRAADPEPEEPRNASLQAQVVLSFQAYPTARCVLLEVQVPAALVQPGQSVGSVVFDCFEAALGTEVQIWSYTQPRYQKELNLTRQLPALPWLSVTADGDNVHLVLDVSEEQSFGLSLYWNQVQGPVKPWWHRNLAWPLEPDSVRTSICPFTEDPRAHRNLWRAARLQLLPPRGWRLDAPCSLHAQATLCWQAPGRGPCQPLVPPLPRENVTVNMALEFPLLKGHPNLCVQQVSSWEKMQLQLQECLWADSLGPLKDDMLLVEARGPQDNRSFCALEPSGCTPLLSRASTRAARLGEQLLQDLHSGQCLQLWDDDLGALWACPMDKYIHQRWVLVWLACLLFAAALFLLFLLKKDHVKAAATGRAALLLYSADDAGFERLVGALASALCQVPLRVAVDLWSRRELSAQGPLAWFHAQRRRTVQEGGLVVLIFSPGAVALCHEWLQDAGPAPGAHGPHDAFAASLSCVLPDFLQGRAPGRYVGAYFDGLLHADAVPALFRAVPVFSLPSQLPAFLGSLQGPRGPRPGRLGERAEQVARALQPALDSCLRTPGTAGMGRGMGPEAGDRT; encoded by the exons ATGCCCATGCCCTGGTTCCTGCTGTCCTTGGCACTGGGCCGAAGCCCTGTGGTCCTCTCTCTGGAGCGGCTTGAGGGGCTTCAGGACGCTGCCCGCTGCTCTCCG GGCCTCTCCTGCCACCTCTGGG ATGGTGATGTGGTCTGCCTACCTGGGAGTATAGTGTCTGCCCCAGGCCCAGTGCTGGTGCCCACAAGCCTGCAGACTGAACTGGTGCGGAGGTGCTACCAGGAGACCGACTGCGACCTCTGTGtgcgtgtggctgtccacttGGCTGTGCATG GGCACTGGGAAAAACCTGAAGATGAGGAAAAATTGGGAAGAGCAGCTGATCCAGAACCTGAGGAGCCTAGGAATG CCTCTCTCCAGGCCCAAGTGGTACTCTCCTTCCAGGCCTACCCCACTGCCCGCTGCGTCCTGCTGGAGGTGCAAGTGCCTGCTGCCCTCGTGCAGCCCGGTCAGTCTGTG GGCTCTGTAGTGTTTGACTGCTTCGAGGCTGCTCTGGGGACTGAGGTGCAAATCTGGTCCTACACTCAGCCCAGGTACCAGAAGGAACTCAACCTCACACGGCAGCTGCCTG CCCTGCCCTGGCTCAGCGTGACTGCAGATGGCGACAACGTGCACCTGGTGCTGGATGTCTCTGAGGAGCAGAGCTTCGGCCTCTCCCTCTACTGGAACCAGGTCCAGGGCCCTGTAAAACCGTGGTGGCATAGAAACCTG GCGTGGCCTCTGGAGCCCGACTCCGTCAGGACAAGCATCTGCCCCTTCACGGAGG ACCCACGGGCACACCGGAACCTCTGGCGGGCTGCCCGGCTGCAGCTGCTGCCCCCGCGGGGCTGGCGGCTGGACGCACCGTGCTCCCTCCACGCCCAGGCCACACTGTGCTGGCAGGCACCCGGCAGGGGCCCCTGCCAGCCTCTCGTCCCGCCGTTGCCCAGAGAGAATGTCACTGTGAAC ATGGCCCTTGAATTCCCATTGCTGAAAGGCCACCCCAACCTCTGTGTCCAG CAGGTGAGCAGCTGGGAGAAGATgcagctgcagctgcaggagTGCTTGTGGGCTG ACTCCCTAGGGCCCCTCAAGGATGATATGCTGCTGGTGGAGGCACGAGGTCCCCAGGACAACAGATCATTCTGTGCCTTGGAACCCAGTGGCTGCACCCCACTGCTCAGCAGGGCCTCCACG AGGGCAGCTCGCCTTGGAGAGCAGTTACTACAAGACCTGCACTCGGGCCAGTGTCTGCAG CTGTGGGATGATGACCTGGGAGCCCTGTGGGCCTGCCCAATGGACAAGT ACATCCACCAGCGCTGGGTCCTCGTGTGGCTCGCCTGCCTACTCTTTGCCGCTGcgctttttcttctcttccttctcaaaaAGGACCACGTGAAAG CGGCCGCCACGGGCCGCGCGGCTCTGCTCCTCTACTCCGCCGACGACGCCGGCTTCGAGCGCTTGGTGGGCGCCCTGGCGTCGGCGCTGTGCCAGGTGCCGCTGCGCGTGGCCGTGGACCTGTGGAGCCGCCGTGAGCTGAGCGCGCAGGGGCCCCTGGCCTGGTTCCACGCGCAGCGGCGCCGGACCGTGCAGGAGGGCGGCCTGGTGGTGCTGATCTTCTCGCCCGGGGCCGTGGCGCTGTGCCACGAGTGGCTGCAGGACGCGGGGCCCGCGCCGGGGGCGCACGGCCCGCACGACGCCTTCGCCGCCTCGCTCAGCTGCGTGCTGCCCGACTTCCTGCAGGGCCGGGCGCCCGGCCGCTACGTGGGGGCCTACTTCGACGGGCTGCTGCACGCGGACGCCGTGCCCGCCCTCTTCCGCGCCGTGCCTGTcttctccctgccctcacagCTGCCCGCCTTCCTGGGCAGCCTGCAGGGGCCCCGCGGCCCGCGCCCCGGGCGGCTGGGCGAGAGGGCGGAACAAGTGGCCCGGGCCCTGCAGCCCGCCCTGGACAGCTGCCTCCGGACCCCGGGGACCGCGGGGATGGGACGCGGGATGGGACCGGAGGCAGGGGACAGGACCTGA